DNA from Roseomonas gilardii subsp. gilardii:
CGGGGCTGCTGATCACGAAGCGATAGCCGCAAAGCTGATCCTTCGGCAGTGCCAGAACTTGCTCGATGATATTGGCTTGGACGCGCTGTATGCCCGACAGCGTCCGATGCTCGTTCAAGTACACCAGGAGGTCCGTCACCTCCATCAGCGTGGCCGTGGCGAGTTCCTGTTCCGTCCAGTGGCCCATCAGTTCGGAGGCGAGCTGGCTCTCGCCCAGCATCACCAGCTCCCGGTACGCATCGGCCGAAGCTTCCAGCCGCAGCGCGTTGGCGAGGCTCTCGGCGGCTTCGCCGCGCCGTCCGGCCAGGATCAGCGCGCGGCCGAACTGGAGCTGCGCGTCGCCGTCCTCAGGCCCGAGTTCCGCCGCCCGGCGATAGGCTTGCAGTGCATCGGAGACCTGCCCCTGTTCCTTGAGCGCGTGGCCCAGTTGTACCCAGATGGGAACGTCTTTCGGCTCCGCTTCCAGATGCAGGCGATACAGCTCCGCCGCGGCGGTCCAGTCCTTCCGATCCCGGGCCTCGTCGCCAGCCCGCCGGAATTGACGGTCCTCGCCCCGCAAGGGGGCTGCCAGGGAGGCTAGCTTGGTCAAGATCAGTTCCCCGCCACGCATGATCTGTCCGCTCACAAAACCGAGCAATCATCCGTTATCCGAACGAATCATACAACCCCGAAGGGAATTCTGTTCCGAGAAAAACCCTTTATCGGCGAGAGTTTACGGCAGGCTATTTGAGGTGCGTGGAAGACCCTAACGTCTCCACGCGCCTTACCGCTCAGGCGACGCCGTGGCGGCCCATTTCCAGGAACTTCTCACGCCGCCGGCTCTTCAGGGTTGCGCCGTCGAGGGGCAGCAGAGGCTGCAGGGCCTCCCAGACCTTCTCGCCGACATCGGCGACCGCCTTGGCCGGGTCGCGATGCGCGCCGCCCAGCGGCTCCGGCACCACCGCGTCCACCAGGTTCAGGCGCAGCAGGTCCTCCGCCGTCAGTCTGAAAGCCTCGGCCGCCTGCGCGGCCTGGGCGGCGTCGCGCCACAGGATGGAGGCGCCGCCTTCCGGCGAGATGACGCTGTAGATGCTGTGCTCCAGCATCAGGATGCGGTCCGCCGCCGCCAGGGCGATGGCGCCGCCGGAGCCGCCCTCGCCGATGATCGTGGCGACCACCGGCACGGGCGCTTCCAGGCAGGCCTCGATGGAGCGTGCGATGGCCTCGGCCTGGCCGCGCGCCTCGGCCTCGATGCCGGGGAAGGCGCCCGCCGTATCCACGAAGGTGATGATCGGGATGCCGAAGCGCCCGGCGAGTTCGATCAGGCGCCGCGCCTTGCGGTAGCCCTCAGGCTTGGCGCTGCCGAAATTGTGCTTGATGCGGGTTTCGGTGTCGGTGCCCTTCTCGGTGCCCAGGACCATCACCGAATGTCCGCGGAAGCGGCCGAGGCCACCCACCACCGCCTCGTCATCGGCGAAGGCCCGGTCCCCCGCCAGCGGCGTGAACTCCTCCACCAGTGCCTCGATATAGGCCAGGCATTTCGGGCGCTCCGGGTGGCGGGCCACCTGCGCCTTCTGCCAGGGGGTCAGCTTGCTGTAGGTCGTGGCGAGGAGCTTCTCCGCCTTGTCCTGCAGGCGGCCGACCTCCTCCGCCACATCGATGCCGCCGGCATCGGTGGTCCGGCGGAGTTCCTCGATCTGGCCTTCCAGCTCGGCGATCGGCTTCTCGAAATCCAGGAAATGACGCATCGGGGGTCCGTACACGGAGGCGTGCGGAGCGGCTAGAGCGGATCTGGCCGCAGGGGAAGCACCGGAAGCACGAATTTGCCCTGTCCGGAAGAGAGGTTGGCGCCCCCGCGCGTGCCCCCCGGGGGAAGCCAGGGGGAGGCGGCGGTTTTCAGCGCCCCGTTTCCTCCGGCTTCTCGACCTGGCCACGCCGTTGCAGGCGGAGCGCCACCAGCCAGCAGGAGAGCGCCCAGGCCGAGCCCAGGCACCAGCCGGCCAGCACGTCCGTCGGCCAGTGCACCCCCAGATAGATCCGGCTGGCGCCCACCAGCAGCGTCACCGCCACCGCGACGGCCATCACGTAGAGCTTCAGCCTTGGCCCCGCCTGGATGCGCGTCATCAGCGCCCCCAGGGTCAGGTAGGTGACGGCCGAGAGCATGGCGTGGCCGCTGGGAAAGCTGGCGGTGAAGACCTCCACCATATGGGGCACCACATCGGGCCGGGGCCGCTCGAAGGCGAGCTTGACCAGCAGGGACAGGACGGTGCCGCCCAGGATGGACACGGCGGTCAACAGTGCGGCGCCGCGCTTGCGCTCCAGCATCAGGCCGCCCAGCACCACCAGGGTCACGGACACCAGGATCACGTTGCTGCCCAGGGCCGTCACGTCCTGCGCGATCGCCGGTAGCCAGCGGGGGCCTATGGGCCGCTCCAGGTCGGCCGGATCCCGCAGCAGGAGGAGCAGGTGGCGGTCGAAGCCTTCCAGGCTGTCGCCATGCACCAGCGCCGCCAGAGCCACGAAGCCCAGCAGCCCCCCGGCCACCATCAGCAGGCCGAGCAGTCCGGGCAGTTCGGGCCGGGCATCGCGTCGCTCGGATCGGGTCATGCGTGTCGTTCCTCCCGGACGGGCCGCCTGGCTGGGCATGGGGGTGGTTCGGATGGGGGGGGGCGGAGGGCCCCGGCTCCGGGGCAGCAACGGCTCAGTTGGCGTCGCGTTCCCCGGCGCCGTCTTCCTCTGCGGCGCCAGCAGCCTCGGACAGCGGATGGTGCAGTTCCATGACCGCCCGCAGCCGCTCCTCCATCACCTTGGTGTAGATCTGCGTGGTCGCGATATCGGCATGGCCGAGCAGCACCTGAAGGGAGCGCAGATCCGCCCCCCGGTTCAGCAGATGCGTGGCGAAGGAGTGGCGCAGCACATGCGGCGTCGCCCGGGCCGGATCCAGCCCCGCCTCCAGCGCTGCCGCCCGGAGAAGCTGGTTCAGCCGCTGCCGCGTCAGGTGCCCCGCCGCGGCGCGGGAGGGAAAGAGCCAGCGCGGCGCCGGCCGGCCCTTCTCCGCCTTCGCCAAGTCCTTCTGCGCCAGATCCTTCTGTGCCAGCTTGGCCAGGGCCTGCCGCGCCCGGGCGCTGATCGGGATCAGGCGCTCCCGCCCGCCCTTGCCCCGGATGGCGATCAGCGGCGCGGTATCGCGCAGCGCCGCCGCCGGCAGGGCGACCAGTTCGCTGGCCCGCAGGCCGGACCCGTAGAGCATCTCGCAGGCCGCCACGGCCAGCAGGCCGCTCCGGCCCGGCAGGCGGGACGCAGCGGCGATCAGCGCCTCCACCTCCTCCTCCCGCAGTGCCTTGGGCAGGGATTGCGGCAGGCGCGGCGTGTCGAGCAGCGCGGTCGGGTCGTCGCGCCGCATCCCTTCCCGGGCCAGGAAGCGGAAGAACTGGCGCAGCGCCGAAAGCCGCCGGGCGACGGTGCGTGCGGAAAGCCCCGCGCCGGAGAGCCCGGCGAGATAGGCGCGCAGCGCCTCGGGCGAGGCACCTTCCAGCGCCCCGCCGCCCTTCCGCCGCAGGTGGCCCGCCACATCCGCCAGGTCCGCCTCATAGGCGGCCAGGGTGTTGCGGGCCGCGCCGCGCTCGGCCGCCAGCATCTCCAGAAAGGCCTCGACACGGGCATCCATGGCGTGCAGGAGAGCCGACCGGCCACGCCCTCAGCGCGTGCCGAAGCGCTCCGCAGGGATGGTCCGCTCCACCGGCTGTGGACTCACATCGGGCGGGAAGGCACCAATGACGAGCAGGCCCACGGCGAGCAGTGCGATGACGACAAGAATGATCAGGGTGAGTGGGCGACGAAACATGGAGTTGCGCGTGGTCCCTCGCGTGCGGGCGAAGCCGTGCTAGCCTTGGGCATCGTGTCGCGCAACCTGGACATCCTCGCCGATCCGCATTCTGAGCGAAATCGTGGCCCCGCCGCCCCGCCGGCGGAGGCTGGCCGGACCTTGGACGAGGCCCTGGCGGGGGCGGAAAACACGCCGCCCGCCGCTTCCCCGGGGCCGGATGCCGTGCCCCCGGACCGGCTGGGGGCCGCCGCGGCCCGCAGCATCGTCCTGGTCGGGCTGCCGGGCGCCGGGAAATCCTCGATCGGCCGGCGACTCGCGGCGCGGCTCGGCCGCCCCTTCCTCGACACCGATGCCGAGATCGAGGCCGCGGCCGGCCTGCCCGTGTCCGAGATCTTCACCCGCTATGGCGAGGCGCATTTCCGCGACGGCGAGCGGCGGGTGATCGCCCGCATCCTGGCCGGGCCGCCGGTGGTGCTGGCCACGGGGGGCGGCGCCTTCAACGACCCGCGCACGCGCGCCGCGGTGCGTGCCTCCGGCGCCATTGCCGTCTGGCTGCGCTGCTCCCTGTCCGCCCTGGTGCGGCGTGTGGCCGGGCGGGACCACCGGCCCATGTTCGTCGGGCGGGACGCGGCCGAGGTGCTGCGCGGGCTGATCCAGGTGCGCCACCCCTATTATGCGGAAGCCGATATCGTGGTGGATTGCACCGACGAGACCCCTGACATGACCACCGGCAAGGTGGAGGCGGCGCTCTGCGCCCATGAGGCCCCGGCCCGCCTGCCCGTCACCCTGGGCACGCGGAGCTATGAGGTCGCCATCGGCGAGCACCTGCTCGAACGCGCGGGCGGGCTGCTGGCCCCGGTGCTGCCGGCGCGCCGCGTGGCCGTGGTCTCCGACGCGGCGGTGGCGGCCCTGCACGGTGCCCGGCTGCGCGCCGGGCTGGAGGATGCGGGCTTCGAGATCCGCGCCGAGATCGCCGTACCGCCCGGCGAGGCCTCCAAGAGCATGGCCTCGCTCGAAACCGTGCTGGATGCTCTGCTCGGCGCCGGGCTCGACCGCAAGACCACCGTGATCGCCCTGGGTGGCGGCGTGGTGGGGGATCTGGCCGGCTTCGCGGCCGCCATCGCCATGCGCGGCCTGCCCTTCGTGCAGGTTCCGACCACCCTGCTGGCCCAGGTGGATTCCTCGGTCGGCGGCAAGACCGGGATCAATCTGCGTGCCGGCAAGAACCTCGCCGGCGCCTTCCATCAGCCGCGCATGGTCCTGGCGGATATCGGCACCCTCGCCTCCCTCCCGCCGCGCGAGCTGCGTGCCGGCTGGGCGGAGGTCGCCAAGCATGGGCTGCTGCAGGGCCCGCTCTGGGACTGGTGCGAGGCCCAGGGGCCGGCGGCCATGGACGGGGACCGCATGGCGCTGCGCCATGCGGTGCTGGAATCCTGCCGCCTGAAATCCGCCGTGGTGGCGGCCGACGAGCGCGAGGAATCCCCCGAGGGGGGCCGGGCGCTGTTGAATCTCGGCCATACCTTCGGCCATGCGGTGGAAGCCGAGTGCGGCTATGACGGCAGCCTGCTGCATGGCGAGGGCGTGGCCATCGGCCTGGCGCTGGCGGCGAAGCTTTCCGCCCAGCTCGGCCATTGCGACCCGGCCCTGCCCGGGCGGGTGGTGGCGCATCTGCGCGCCGTCGGCCTGCCCGCCTCGATCGGCGCGTTGCCACGCCGCTTCACGGTGGAGGCCCTGCTGGGCCGGATGCGCAAGGACAAGAAGGTCCGCGACGGCGCGATGCGCTTCGTGCTGATCCGCGAGCCCGGCGACGTCTTCACCACGGGCGACGTGCCGGAGGAGGAGGTGGCGGCCCTGCTGCGCGAGGACGGCGCCACCGGCTGAGCACCGCCCCCTGTTGCCGGAGGTATGCCACCCTCACGCTTCCGGCGATTCCGCCACCGGTGATCGCGGTCTAGGCTGGGGGCCATGCCCCTTTCCCAGCCCCAGGCGCGCACCCTCCAGCACAGCCGCGACATCATCCTGCGCGGCTATGAGCGTGAGGACGGGTCCTTCGACATCGAGGCCCGCCTGACCGATACCAAATCCTATCCCCTGCCCAACCTGGATCGCGGCACCCTCATGCCGGGCGAGGCCCTGCACGACATGTGGATCCGGCTGACGGTGGACGCCGATCTCCTGATTCTGTCCTGCGAGGCGGTGACGGACAGTTCGCCTTATGCGATCTGCCCGGACATCGCGCCGAACTTCGCCCGGCTGGCCGGAATCCGCATCGGCCCCGGCTTCAACCGCGCCGTGAAGGAGCGGGTCGGCGGCACCGAGGGCTGCACCCATCTGCGGGAGTTGCTGGCCCAGATGGCCACCGTGGCCTACCAGACCCTGCATTCGGTCCGGACCCGCCGGCGCCGGGAGAGCGGAGAGGGCGAGCCGCCCTTGTCGCCGGCGATCATCGGCACCTGCCACGCCTATGCGCCGGACAGCCCCGTGGTGCGGCGGCGGCAAGGGAAAGGCTGACGCGTCGGCCGCCTTCCCTCGGCCCATCGCTGTCCCGGTGGCACTCATAAAGGAGAGGCCGGGGCGATTCCCAACCGCCTTGTCCGTCCTTGCCGGAACGGCGGCACCCGGCCGGAGCCGTTTCCCCCACGGCCGGGCCTCGCCCCGCCCCGCCCCGCCCCGCCTACCGGCGCTCCCCCACCATGGCGGTGCCAAGCTCCTTGGGCGCCCGCATCGATTCGCGCGCCGGGCGGACCTCCGGGACGAGCCGGGTACCTCGGGTCAGCCGCTGGCCCAGCCGCATGCTGGGCACCTCGATCAGCCGGTAGCCGAGTTCCGCCACCACCAGCGACACGGGGATCGCCAGCAGCACCGCCAGGCCGGGTGGCAGGATGCCCACCAGCCCATGCACCATCGCCAGGATGACGATCTGGTGGAACAGATAGAGGCTGTAGGAAATCTCCCCGAGCCGCCGCAGCGGCCGGATGGCCGCCAGGCGGTGGAACAGGGCCGTGCTGATCGCGGCGGTGATGATCACCGTGGCGGCGAAGCCCATGCCCAGCATCCAGACCAGCTTCAGCACCATGCTCGTGGTGGAGACCGGCCCCCAGGCGGGCATGCCGAGCAGCAGCAGCGCCATGGCCACCAGTCCCAGCCGCGCCAGCGCGGGCAGGCCGGAGAAGAGCCGCTCCAGCCTTTCACGCTGGAACCAGAGCGCCGAGCCGAGGAAGAAGAGCGGCATCCACTGGAACAGGAAGGCGAGGCTGCCCAGCGGGGTCGTGGGCAGGGTCTGGTCATCCTGGCTCATGAAGCCGGCCGCCGCCATGTAGAGGACCAGGGCCAGCAGCGGCGCCCAGGGGCTGCGGCTGCGCACCATCAGGAAGACCAGCGGGAAGATCAGCGAGGCGCGCAGCTCGACGATCAGGCTCCACATCGGGGCGTTCAGATCGTGGTAGGGCTCCATGCCGAAGGCCGCGAGATGGCCGATGAGCAGTTCCGGCGTGAGCGGCACGGACCAGGAGGTCTTGTTCAGCCAGACGCTCATGCCAGGGACGGCACCCTTGTAGGTTGCGGCATAGAGGGCGGCCGCCACCAGCACCGCGACGGCGAAGGGCAGGTAGATCCGGCAGAGCCGCTTCACCACATATGCCCCGTACGAGATGCCGCGCCCGTTCTGGAAGGATGCGGAAAGGACGAAGCCGCTCAGCACGAAGAAGACCGCGACGCAGCCCGGCCCGGCCACGAGGAACCGTGCCGGCGTGTATTTCAGCGCGAAGAAGAGATAGTCGGCCGGCCCGGATGCCTCGGCCAGCGGCGGCACGTAGAAGGCCTGCGGAAACGACATCCAGACATGGTGAAGAAGCACGATGAAGGCGGCGAGACCTCGTACGACGTCCAGCTCATGGTAGCGCCTGGAAGGCATTCGTCCTGATCCCCCTTATCGATCAGCAGAGAGGCGCCGCGGACGGGTATTCGACCCGTCCGGCAAGACATGGCAGCCAATGCATTCTAAAATGAATCCACATCCAGATCTTGAGACATTGCCACGGCAACGCACCGACGAGCAAGAAAATGCTCGGATTCCGGATCGTGAAATATTTCGGAGACAGGCCAGCTCCCCCCGGCCTTCCCCCGCCCGATAAACCCCCTCTGGCTTGAACCCCCTCAGCCCTCGCCCGGCGCCTTGGCCTCGATGGCAAGGGCATGCATGCCGTCGGCGAACTCCTCCGCCAGGGCAGCATTCACGGCGCGTTGCCGGGCCACCCGGGATTGCCCCTGGAAGCCCGGCCAGACCACCCGCACGGCATAATGCGTCTCGCCCCCCGGCCGGGCACCGGAATGGCCGGCGTGACGGTGGCTGTCGTCACGCACCGCGATCTCGGCGCCCGGAAAGGCCGTGGCCAGCGCGGCATGCAGTCGGGTGGCGCGCGCGCCGGCAGGATGAGGATGCTGTGGGATCATGCAACCGCTTTTTCCATGCGTTACCGATGTTTGTGAAGCGTAGGATACTGCCTTGCCCGCATGGCGCCGGACGCCCATAAGGGGGACACCATGGCCCGACGCGGCACGACACACACTCCGCCCTCACCCGGAAGCAGCAGCTTCCGCCGTTGCGATTTCCCCGGCTGCGAGGCGGCCGGGGAGTTTCGCGCCCCTCGCGACCGGTCCCGCCTGCGCGACTATTATCATTTCTGCCTGGAACACGTCCGCGCCTACAACCAGGCGTGGGACTTCTACAAGGGAATGACGCCAGAGGAGATCGAGGTCCACCTCAAGGAGGATTCCGGCTGGCAGCGCCCGACCTGGCCCCTTGGCCGCCTCGGCATGCAGGGCAAGTTCGACCCCTCGCAGCTCAAGGACCCGCTCGGACTCTTCGCCGATGCCAAGCCCACCCCTCGAAAATCGGCGACCAAGGCCCCAGCTGAGCTCCGTGCGGCGCTCGACGTGCTTGGCCTCGGCTGGCCCCTCGAAGAGGATGCGCTGCGCGAGCGTTGGAAAGAGCTCGCCAAGCGCTATCATCCCGACACCAACGGAGGCGACAAGTCGGCCGAGGAGCGTCTCAAGGACGTGAACCGCGCCTACAGTCTGCTGCGCAAGCGGCTCGCCACCATGGGGGCCCAGGCGACCAGCGTCGCCGCCTGAGGCCCTTGCCACACTGACACTGAGAAGCGGGAACCCCCCGATGGACACCATCGCCACCTTGCCCGATCGCCGTCCCGACATGCCCGACGCGCGGGTCAAGGTGCGCGAGGTCTTCGGGATCGACACGGACCTCGAAGTCCCGGCCTTCTCCAGCCCGACCGAGCATGTGCCGGAGCGCGATCCGACCTATCGCTTCGACCGTGACACCACGCTCGCGATCCTGGCCGGCTTCGCCTACAACCGCCGCGTGATGATCCAGGGCTATCACGGCACGGGCAAGTCCACCCATGTGGAGCAGGTGGCTGCCCGGCTGAACTGGCCCTGCATCCGCGTGAACCTGGACAGCCACATCAGCCGCATCGACCTGGTGGGCAAGGACGCCATCGTCCTGAAGGATGGCAAGCAGGTCACCGAGTTCAAGGAAGGCATCCTTCCCTGGGCGCTGCAGCGGCCCTGCGCCATCGTGTTCGACGAGTACGATGCCGGCCGCCCGGACGTGATGTTCGTGATCCAGCGCGTGCTGGAGGTCGAGGGCAAGCTCACCCTGCTCGACCAGAACCGCGTGATCCGCCCGCATCCGGGCTTCCGCATCTTCGCCACCGCCAACACGGTGGGCCTGGGCGACACGACCGGCCTGTACCACGGCACCCAGCAGATCAATCAGGGCCAGATGGACCGCTGGAACATCGTGGCGACCCTGAACTACCTGCCGCACAAGCAGGAGACCGACATCGTTTCCGCCAAGATGGGCGTGACCGATGCCAAGGGCCGCAAGCAGATCGAGGCGATGGTCTCGCTGGCCGACCTGACGCGCGCGGGCTTCATCGCCGGCGACATCTCCACCGTCATGTCGCCGCGCACGGTCATCACCTGGGCCGAGAACGCCAAGATCTTCGGCGATGTCGGCTTCGCCTTCCGCCTCTCCTTCCTCAACAAGTGCGACGAGGCGGAGCGCGCCACGGTGGCCGAATACTACCAGCGCTGCTTCAACGAGGAGATCCCGACGGGCCTCTACGTGAAGGCCTGACGGCGACGGGGCGGATGGGAGGGCCCTTCCGCCCCCACAGGATGACTGCGGCTGGTGGGAGAGGTTTTCCGTGAGCAATTCCAAGGATCCGTCCCGTCAGGAGGAATTCAAGCGGGCCACCGCCGGCACGGTCCGTGCCATCGCCCGCACCGATGACGTGCAGGTGGCCTTCCAGCCCGGCCCTTCCGGCCTGACCGGCAAGCGCGCCCGCCTGCCGCTGCCGACCCGCGCCCTGCCGCCCGCCGAGATGGCGCGCCTGCGCGGCGCCGCCGATGCCGTGGCGCTGAAGCTGCGCTACCACGACGAGGCCACCCACGCGGCCCGCCTGCCCGCGCGCCGCGACGCGAAGGAGGTCTTCGACACGCTGGAGCAGGCGCGTGTCGAGGCCGTCGGCAGCCGGGCCATGGCCGGCGTCGCCGCCAACCTCCAGGCCCGGCTGACCGAGCAGGCCGAGGCCGAGGGCTATGACCGCATGACCCGCAAGGACCAGTTGCCCCTGCCGGTGGCGCTGGGCCTGCTGGCGCGGGAGAAGCTGACCGGCGAGCCTGCCCCCGAACCAGCCCGCCGCATCCTCGACCTCTGGCGCGACACGCTGGGCGAACGCGCCGATGCCGCGCTGGAGGAGATGGCGAACAGCACCGAGGACCAGGACGCCTTCGCCCGCGCCGCCCGCAAGCTGCTGACCGCGCTCGACCTCGCCGAGGCCGAGGTGGAGGCCGAGAGCAGCGAGGACGAGGAGCAGCAGGGCGACCAGGGTGCCGACTCCTCCCAGGTCCAGGACAATTCCGGCGAGGGCGAGGCCCAATCCGAGGAGGCCGAGAGCATGCTCGGCGCGCAGCCCGAGCAGGCCCAGGGCGAGGCCGCCGAGGACGAGGGCGAGGGCGAGGAGGAGGACGGTTCCGCCGCCGAGGGCGAGGACCGCCCGGGCGGGCCGCAGCAGCGCAAGGAGGTCCCCGCCTCCGACGACGCCTCGGTCTATCGCGCCTATACGCGGAAGTTCGACGAGGAGGTCGGCGCCGAGGATCTCTGCGATCCGGAGGAGCTGGCCCGGCTGCGGCAGCAGCTCGACCAGCAGCTTTCCCACCTGCAGGGCGTGGTGTCCAAGCTGGCCAACCGGCTGCAGCGGCGGCTGATGGCGCAGCAGGCCCGCGCCTGGGAGTTCGACCTGGAGGAAGGGCTGCTCGACGTGTCGCGGCTGGCCCGCGTCATCTCCAACCCGACCTATTCCCTGTCCTACAAGCGGGAGCGGGAGGCGGATTTCCGCGATACGGTCGTCACGCTGCTGATCGACAATTCCGGCTCGATGCGCGGCCGCCCGATCACCGTGGCCGCCATGTGCTGCGACATCCTGGCCCGCACGCTGGAACGCTGCGCGGTGAAGACGGAGATCCTGGGCTTCACCACCCGCGCCTGGAAGGGCGGCCAGAGCCGCGAGCGCTGGGTGCAGGATGGCAAGCCGCGCAACCCGGGCCGGCTGAACGACCTGCGTCACGTGGTCTACAAGGCCGCGGACGAGCCCTGGCGCCGGGCGCGCAAGAATCTCGGCCTGATGCTGCGCGAGGGGCTGCTCAAGGAGAATATCGACGGTGAGGCACTGGACTGGGCCTATAAGCGCATGCTGGCCCGGCCGGAGCACCGGCGCATCCTGATGGTCATCTCCGACGGCGCGCCGGTGGATGACAGCACCCTTTCGGTGAATCCCGGCAATTACCTGGAGCGCCATCTGCGCAAGGTGATCGCGGATATCGAGGGCCGGGACATCGTGGAGCTGGTCGCCATCGGCATCGGCCATGACGTCACGCGCTACTACCGCCGCGCCGTGACCATCGTGGATGCCGAGGAGCTGGGCGGCACCATGATGCAGAAGCTGGCCGAGCTGTTCGACGAGGATGCCGCGGCCGCTTATCAGCGTGCCGCCGCGGAACGCTCCCCCGCCCTGATCTGACGCCGTTGCGCCGACGCCGCCTGCTCGGGGGCGGGCTGCTGACGGCCATGGCGGGGCTGGGCGGCTGTGCCCTGGCCCTGCGCCCTGGCGGCGGTCCGCTTTCGCGCCCGCTGCCGCCACCGGAGGGCGACCCGCCCTTCGGGGCGGAGCGCGTGCTGGGGGTGCTGGATCTGGATGCCCGGCGCCTGGGTGGCGAGGGCCTGTCGGGCCTGCATGTTTCCGACGACCTTCTCCTCACCGCGATCGGCGATCGTGGCGCCTGGTGCCATGCGCGGCTCGTGCTGGATGAGCGGGGAGCTCCGCTGCGGCTGGAGGCGCCGCGGGTGGGACGCCTGCACGATGCGCGCTGGCGGGCTCTGCCCGTTCCCTTCTCGGCCGATGCGGAGAGCCTCGCCCGGCTGCCGGACGGCTCCTGGCTGGTCGGCTTCGAGCGCTGGCACCGGATCTGGCGCTATCGCGACCTGAACGGCCCGGCCGAGCCGGTGGAGGCACCGCCAGGGCTGGAGGAGGCGCCGCTGAATGGCGGGCTGGAAAGCCTCGCCGTGCTGGCGGATGGGCGCTGGCTGGCCATCGCCGAGAAGTACCGCGCGGATGCATCGGGCACGCTGCGCCATGCCTGGATCGGCGGTCCCGGGCGCTGGCAGGCCCTGGCCTATCGTCCCTCGCCGGGCTTCGATCCTTCCGATGCCTGTCCTTTGCCGGATGGCGGCGCGCTGGTGCTGGAGCGGCATTTCTCCTGGCTGGACGGGCTGCGCGGGCGGCTGTGCCACATCCCGGCGGAGCGTCTGGCCCAGGCCGGAGTTGGCAGCGTGCTGGAGGGGGACAGGCTGCTGGAGCTGGCCTCCCCCCTGCCCACCGACAACTGGGAGGGAGTCAGTGTCTTCCACCACCGGGGGCAGCGGCTGGCCGCCCTCATCTCGGACGATAACGGGCTGCCCATCCAGCGGACGCTGCTGATGGTGGTCCGTCTCTGAGATGGCCGTTCAGGTTCCGGCGGCGCTGAGCAGCCGGTGCTCCGGCAGCGTCATCCAGACGCGGCTGCCGATGCCGCTCATGGCCTCGACCGTCAGGTCGCCGCCATGCGCGTGCAGGAGGTCGCGCGAGGTGGCGAGGCCGAGTTCCAGCCCGCGCGTCCCGGCGCGCATGACCATGGTATCGCCGAGATCGGCCACGGTCGCGCCATGGCCCTCATCCTCGATCACCAGGGCGAAGCGGCCCGGCTGGCGGTGGACATGGATGGCGATGCAGTCGCCCATGCCGGTGTCCCGCACCGCCCGCGCCAGGATCTGGAACAGGGCGCGGCCGAGCGCCCGCCGGTCGCCGAGCAGGGTGACGTTCTCGCATTCCGGGTCGATCCGCCACAGGCGCATGCCTTCCCCCATGGGCCGCTGCACCTCCGCCAGGGCTTCCTGGAGGATCTCGCCCAGCCGCAGGGGCTCCTCGGACAGCCGCCGGCCTTCCCCCCGCTCGGCCTGCTGTTCCGCGAGGCTGTCGCCGGTCTCGTCGGCGAGGTTGAGCAGATGCGCGGCCCCGCTGCGAAGACGGCCGATGGTCTGGAGATAGAGGGAGGTGGAGACGGTGAGGTCGGGATGCTGCGCGAGGCGCTCCGACAGGGCCATCAGTTCCAGGCCGGGGCGGGTCAGCTCACGCGCCAGGACGCCCAGG
Protein-coding regions in this window:
- a CDS encoding J domain-containing protein, producing MAPDAHKGDTMARRGTTHTPPSPGSSSFRRCDFPGCEAAGEFRAPRDRSRLRDYYHFCLEHVRAYNQAWDFYKGMTPEEIEVHLKEDSGWQRPTWPLGRLGMQGKFDPSQLKDPLGLFADAKPTPRKSATKAPAELRAALDVLGLGWPLEEDALRERWKELAKRYHPDTNGGDKSAEERLKDVNRAYSLLRKRLATMGAQATSVAA
- the cobS gene encoding cobaltochelatase subunit CobS, producing the protein MDTIATLPDRRPDMPDARVKVREVFGIDTDLEVPAFSSPTEHVPERDPTYRFDRDTTLAILAGFAYNRRVMIQGYHGTGKSTHVEQVAARLNWPCIRVNLDSHISRIDLVGKDAIVLKDGKQVTEFKEGILPWALQRPCAIVFDEYDAGRPDVMFVIQRVLEVEGKLTLLDQNRVIRPHPGFRIFATANTVGLGDTTGLYHGTQQINQGQMDRWNIVATLNYLPHKQETDIVSAKMGVTDAKGRKQIEAMVSLADLTRAGFIAGDISTVMSPRTVITWAENAKIFGDVGFAFRLSFLNKCDEAERATVAEYYQRCFNEEIPTGLYVKA
- the cobT gene encoding cobaltochelatase subunit CobT, translated to MSNSKDPSRQEEFKRATAGTVRAIARTDDVQVAFQPGPSGLTGKRARLPLPTRALPPAEMARLRGAADAVALKLRYHDEATHAARLPARRDAKEVFDTLEQARVEAVGSRAMAGVAANLQARLTEQAEAEGYDRMTRKDQLPLPVALGLLAREKLTGEPAPEPARRILDLWRDTLGERADAALEEMANSTEDQDAFARAARKLLTALDLAEAEVEAESSEDEEQQGDQGADSSQVQDNSGEGEAQSEEAESMLGAQPEQAQGEAAEDEGEGEEEDGSAAEGEDRPGGPQQRKEVPASDDASVYRAYTRKFDEEVGAEDLCDPEELARLRQQLDQQLSHLQGVVSKLANRLQRRLMAQQARAWEFDLEEGLLDVSRLARVISNPTYSLSYKREREADFRDTVVTLLIDNSGSMRGRPITVAAMCCDILARTLERCAVKTEILGFTTRAWKGGQSRERWVQDGKPRNPGRLNDLRHVVYKAADEPWRRARKNLGLMLREGLLKENIDGEALDWAYKRMLARPEHRRILMVISDGAPVDDSTLSVNPGNYLERHLRKVIADIEGRDIVELVAIGIGHDVTRYYRRAVTIVDAEELGGTMMQKLAELFDEDAAAAYQRAAAERSPALI
- a CDS encoding esterase-like activity of phytase family protein; translation: MRRRRLLGGGLLTAMAGLGGCALALRPGGGPLSRPLPPPEGDPPFGAERVLGVLDLDARRLGGEGLSGLHVSDDLLLTAIGDRGAWCHARLVLDERGAPLRLEAPRVGRLHDARWRALPVPFSADAESLARLPDGSWLVGFERWHRIWRYRDLNGPAEPVEAPPGLEEAPLNGGLESLAVLADGRWLAIAEKYRADASGTLRHAWIGGPGRWQALAYRPSPGFDPSDACPLPDGGALVLERHFSWLDGLRGRLCHIPAERLAQAGVGSVLEGDRLLELASPLPTDNWEGVSVFHHRGQRLAALISDDNGLPIQRTLLMVVRL
- a CDS encoding sensor histidine kinase, producing the protein MDPVSILLPLALAALLAALGLGVAALRLARRARTAEAELAARENALAAQRRHLGVLARELTRPGLELMALSERLAQHPDLTVSTSLYLQTIGRLRSGAAHLLNLADETGDSLAEQQAERGEGRRLSEEPLRLGEILQEALAEVQRPMGEGMRLWRIDPECENVTLLGDRRALGRALFQILARAVRDTGMGDCIAIHVHRQPGRFALVIEDEGHGATVADLGDTMVMRAGTRGLELGLATSRDLLHAHGGDLTVEAMSGIGSRVWMTLPEHRLLSAAGT